One window of the Gemmatimonas sp. UBA7669 genome contains the following:
- a CDS encoding polyamine aminopropyltransferase produces the protein MALALFLSVCLIAACGLIYELVAGALASYLLGDSVTQFSTIIGTYLFAMGIGSWLSRFVVRGVITRFVQIELIVGVVGGLSSLLLFLAFAYTEAFRLVLYGLVTLIGILVGLEIPLLMRILKDRYSFKDVVANVLTFDYIGALFASLLFPLLLVPRLGLVRSALLFGVINVLVGLWSTWLFRHDLPRPAGLRVAGVLALAVLGAGLWKGQAVTTLAEEGMYADPIILTRDTRYQRIVLTSWKDDLRLYLNGHLQFASRDEYRYHEALVHPGLSALPSRARVLVLGGGDGLAVREILRYPDVQRVTLVDLDEGMTTLFRTHPRLTALNAASLNDPRVTVVNADAFTWLDANPAQYDFVVIDFPDPSNYHVGKLYTSAFYRLVKRHVAPGGFIAVQSTSPMFARQSFWSIVGTLEGAGLRTWPYHVYVPSFGEWGFVIAGEANYAPPPQLPSGLRYLTAASIPPLFDFPADMQRVAAEPNRLNDQILVRYYEHEFDAINR, from the coding sequence GTGGCGCTGGCGCTGTTCCTGTCGGTCTGTCTCATTGCCGCCTGCGGGCTCATCTACGAGCTCGTGGCGGGCGCGTTGGCGTCGTATCTGCTGGGCGACAGCGTCACGCAGTTCAGCACCATCATCGGCACCTATCTGTTTGCCATGGGCATCGGGAGCTGGCTCTCCCGGTTCGTGGTACGCGGCGTCATCACGCGCTTCGTGCAGATCGAGCTCATCGTGGGCGTGGTGGGCGGCCTGTCGTCGCTGCTGCTGTTTCTCGCGTTTGCCTACACCGAAGCCTTCCGGCTCGTGTTGTATGGGCTCGTCACACTGATCGGCATCCTGGTGGGCCTCGAGATCCCGCTGCTCATGCGCATCCTCAAGGATCGCTACAGCTTCAAGGATGTGGTGGCCAATGTGCTCACCTTCGACTACATCGGCGCGCTGTTCGCTTCGCTGCTCTTCCCGTTGCTGCTCGTGCCACGTCTCGGGCTTGTGCGTTCGGCGCTGCTTTTTGGTGTCATCAATGTCCTGGTCGGACTCTGGAGCACCTGGCTGTTCCGTCACGACCTGCCGCGTCCGGCAGGACTGCGGGTGGCAGGCGTGCTGGCGCTGGCCGTACTCGGGGCCGGGCTCTGGAAGGGGCAGGCGGTCACGACGCTCGCCGAAGAAGGCATGTATGCCGATCCCATCATCCTCACGCGGGACACGCGCTATCAGCGCATCGTGCTGACGAGCTGGAAGGACGACCTGCGGCTCTATCTCAACGGCCATCTGCAGTTCGCCTCGCGTGACGAGTATCGCTATCACGAGGCGCTGGTGCACCCCGGGCTCTCAGCGCTGCCCTCGCGTGCCCGCGTGCTCGTGCTGGGGGGCGGTGACGGGCTGGCCGTGCGCGAGATCCTCCGCTACCCCGATGTGCAGCGTGTCACCCTCGTGGATCTCGACGAGGGCATGACGACACTGTTCCGCACGCATCCGCGCCTGACGGCGCTCAATGCGGCCTCGCTCAACGACCCACGGGTGACGGTGGTCAATGCCGACGCCTTCACCTGGCTTGATGCCAATCCGGCGCAGTACGACTTCGTCGTCATCGACTTTCCCGATCCGTCCAACTACCACGTTGGCAAGCTGTACACCAGCGCGTTCTATCGTCTGGTGAAGCGGCATGTGGCGCCCGGTGGGTTCATCGCCGTGCAAAGCACCTCGCCCATGTTTGCGCGGCAGAGCTTCTGGAGCATTGTCGGCACATTGGAGGGGGCCGGTCTGCGCACCTGGCCCTATCACGTGTATGTGCCAAGCTTCGGTGAGTGGGGCTTCGTGATTGCCGGCGAGGCGAACTACGCACCGCCGCCGCAGTTGCCTTCGGGCCTCCGCTACCTCACCGCGGCAAGCATTCCGCCGCTCTTCGACTTTCCGGCCGATATGCAGCGCGTGGCGGCCGAGCCCAACCGGCTCAACGATCAGATTCTCGTGCGCTACTACGAGCACGAGTTCGACGCCATCAATCGCTGA
- a CDS encoding DUF350 domain-containing protein has protein sequence MADTLFSNVLNSAAFAGLGVVMFAIAFFVIDMLTPGKLWDELSAKQNKAVAIVIGSVAIALGIIVAAAIH, from the coding sequence ATGGCTGATACCCTGTTCTCCAACGTGCTCAACTCCGCGGCCTTTGCCGGGCTGGGCGTGGTGATGTTCGCGATTGCCTTCTTCGTCATCGACATGCTTACGCCCGGCAAGCTCTGGGACGAGCTCAGTGCGAAGCAGAACAAGGCCGTGGCCATTGTCATCGGCTCGGTGGCCATCGCGCTCGGCATCATCGTCGCCGCCGCGATTCACTGA